From the Brachyspira intermedia PWS/A genome, the window TTGTTATTATTATAATACAAGGTGCTATATCTATGGTATATGCTACAGGAAGCGGACTTTCTATACTTGATATAGTTGATGCTTTTATAAACAATTATAATATTGTAGTAAGCGGTTTAATAGAGATTATATTAGTTGCTTGGGTATATAAACTTGGATCATTCAAAGAAACTATCAATACAGTTAGTGAATTTAGAGTAGGTAATTGGTGGGATTTCTGTTTGAAATTCTTAACTCCGGTATTCTTAGCTGTAATGTTATCATTAAAATTAATAAATGATTTCAAAACTCCTTACGGCGGTTATCCTACTTGGGCATTATTTGCTTTAGGTTGGTCAATGCCTGTTATAGCATTTATAGCTGGAATATTATTGGCTAAGTTTAAAGACAGACAGCCTAATATACCTCATCAATGAAAATAAATAAAAGGAGGAATTAATTATGGGATTAGATTCTGCTATATTTATGGGATTCAGCTTATTAGCTATTTGGGGAGGATTTGCTTTCTTTTTAGGAATAGCTTTAAGAAAGATGTAAATTATAATTTGAATTAAAAATATAAGGCATAGGCTTGTTTTAAGTCTATGCCTTTTTATATTATTAGTTTTATATTATATGAATATTAAATAATGTATATGTATTTACATTTGTTTAATTTTGTATAATATATAATATCAATATAATTTAGGTGTGCAAAATGAAAAAGATTTTTATAATGATGATGGCATCACTGAGTATGTCATATTCTTCAATATTTGGTATGTATGGAGATCAGGACGATTGGATTGATTTTCTTACAGATGGCAATCAGTTTAGAGCTAGAATGGATCAATTAGGATTTGTTTTAGGTAATAGTACTATTAAAGGTACTTTCGGTTTTAGAACTCAAAGTTCATTAACTCAATTAGGATATATTTTGTTGAATAATAAGGTTGGTACTTATTTGGGAGCAACTATTTCCGGCGGTATAGGATATACTTCTGAGGCTTTTAGTATAGGTTTAGGTTATAATTATACTACCGCATCATTTTTGCCTACTAGCGATAACTTTGGTTCTCATACTCCTGTACTTATGATTAATGCTTTAAATGATAATTTGAGGATAGTTATTCCTGTGCAAATATTAGTACATAATGGAAGTATTGATCAACTTGGGAGCTATAGAGATAATTATTTAGGTATAAGTACTGATACGCAAATAAGATATTATACAGGTATAGATGCTTTTAATGAAATAAGATTATATGTAAAATATGGGCAATTAGGATATAAGTTTAATACGCAA encodes:
- a CDS encoding MetS family NSS transporter small subunit, whose amino-acid sequence is MGLDSAIFMGFSLLAIWGGFAFFLGIALRKM
- a CDS encoding variable surface family protein, producing MKKIFIMMMASLSMSYSSIFGMYGDQDDWIDFLTDGNQFRARMDQLGFVLGNSTIKGTFGFRTQSSLTQLGYILLNNKVGTYLGATISGGIGYTSEAFSIGLGYNYTTASFLPTSDNFGSHTPVLMINALNDNLRIVIPVQILVHNGSIDQLGSYRDNYLGISTDTQIRYYTGIDAFNEIRLYVKYGQLGYKFNTQEVLARSFGFETRFYFLNTAVGNVTINPFIKVAYNTALHGFSTMVRALDGMYEEIGGYSNTTVSPQANINAKWDKNPYDVTVQAVLGVTANSDIVSLYVEPSLGYKARYLGKMQYEKVNYDFKVNHYLSWGAYAELYITPVKDLEWYFEMDVNNSDSYSTGTPVSFASTTGITWYLPEF